The DNA sequence GCTGGCGTTGGCCGCTTCGCGCAACAGATCGAGCTCGTCGTAGATGGTCTTTTCGTAGTCGCTGACCACCTCCACAGGGTGCAGCAGGCGTGCATCGGCCGACAGCGCTTCGGCTACCTTGGCAATGATGAACAGCCAGGCCAGGTCCTGGGCGATGACAGGCTTGAGGCCCGGACGCACGACCTTGACCACGACTTCTTCGCCGCTCTTGAGTTGCGCGGCATGCACTTGTGCCACCGACGCCGAAGCCAGCGGCTCTACGTCGAAGCGGCTGAACACGGCGCTGATTTTCGCACCCAGTTGCTGCTCGATGAGGGTGATTGCCAACTGCGGGTCAAAGGGCGGAACCCGGTCCTGCAGCAGCATCAGCTCGTCGGCGATGTCCTCGGGCAGCAAGTCGCGGCGGGTCGAGAGCAACTGGCCGAACTTGATGAAGATCGGCCCCAGGTCCTGTAGCGCCAGGCGCAGACGTGCGCTGCGGCTCAGCTCCAGCGGCTTGCGCGGCAGCCAACGCCAGGGCATGGCAAAGCGCATCGCCATCAGCCACCAGGGCAGCGGCAGATCGAACAGCAGGTCATCGAGGCGGTAGCGGATCACGACGCGCTGGATGCGCAACAAACGGCGGACGGCAAGCAGCTTCATGCGTTATCGCTGGAGTTGAGGGATCGGGCGAGACGCTCAATGCGCGCCTCAAGGCGTTCTATATCGATTTTGAGCTCGTCGAGCTCGCTGAAGCGGGCTTCGGCTTCGTGTATGCCAACCAGTGTCCGCGCCTCTTCGCTGAGGTACTCGGACAGGTTCTGGTTGAAACTGGTCAGGCCCTGGCGCGTCCAGTTGGCGCGACTGCGCAGTTGCCCGGCAATCAGTTGCGTGGCGACCGGGCCGAGCCAGCGCGAAAGCTCGAATTCCCAGTCCAGTTCGAGGTCTTGCAGCACCCCGACCAGATCCAGCAGTACGCCACTGTCGCCTTCGAGCTCGACCTGCGGGCTGTGCAGCACGGCGGTCTTGTCCTGGCTCAGGGCCAGTTGCAGCAGGCTGGAAGCCGGCGCGCGCAGGGTACAGTCGGCTTCGTTCGCCCAATGGCTGGCCAGCATCAGACCTTCATCGCTGGGCAGGATGAACAGCTGCAGCGCCGGGTTGCGGCAGTCGACGGCGATCACCTTGCCGTCCAGCGCAGCCAGGCGCGGCAAGGCGGTGCTGTCCAGGCGCAGAACACGGTTCAGCCCGTGTTCGACACCGGCAAGAATACCGCTGAGCAACATCAGGGCTTGATGCCCCGGTGCAGGGCGACGATGCCGCTGGTCATGTTGTGGTAGGTCACGCGGTCGAAGCCGGCGTCCACCATCATGGCCTTCAGGGTTTCCTGATCGGGGTGCATGCGAATCGATTCGGCCAGGTAACGGTAGCTTTCCGAGTCGTTGGTGATCAGCTTGCCCATCAACGGCATGAAGGCGAACGAATACGCGTCGTAGGCCTTGGACATCAGCGCGTTGGTCGGTTTGGAGAACTCCAGCACCAGCAGGCGGCCACCGGGCTTGAGTACCCGCAGCATCGAGCGCAGGGCGTCGTCCTTGTGGGTGACGTTACGCAGGCCGAAAGCGATGGTCACGCAGTCGAAGTGGTTGTCCGGGAACGGCAGCTTTTCAGCGTCGGCCTGGACGAACTCGACGTTGCCGGCCACGCCCAGGTCGAGCAGTCGGTCGCGACCGACCTTGAGCATCGAGGCGTTGATGTCGGCCAGCACGACCTGGCCGGTCGGGCCGACCAGGTGCGAGAACTTGCGGGTCAGATCGCCCGTGCCGCCGGCGATGTCGAGCACTCGGTTGCCGGTGCGTACGCCGGATAATTCGATGGCAAAACGTTTCCAGAGACGATGCATGCCGCCGGAAAGGACGTCGTTCATCAGGTCGTACTTGGCCGCTACCGAGTGGAATACCTCAGCGACCTTTTCAGCCTTCTGACTTTCCGGCACATTTTTGTAGCCGAAGTGAGTGGTGGGTTCGGCATTGCTGCCTTTGCGCTGATCATTCATATCGCTGTCACCGGAAAAAATTACCGGCCATTCTAATCCCCCGTGGCTGCCTTTGTCTTGGCAAGGGTTGTCGCAGATGGAATGAGGGGTTATCCGGGATACTATAAGGCGCATGAACATTCAGCCGGGAGTCATCGAATGACCCAGATCAGCGTCGAACGCAAACACAGTCTTGGCCGTGAAGCCGCCAGGCAAAAGACCGGGGTGCTGGTGGAAAAACTCGCCAAAGAATACGGGCTGCAGGCCACTTGGGTCGGCGATACCGTGGAGGTCAAGCGCAGTGGCGCCAATGGCACCGTGAAGATCGGCGACGACACAATTCGCATCGATTTGAAGCTGGGCATGATGCTGTCGATCATGGGCGGCAGCATCAAGTCGGAGATCGAGCGGGCGCTGGATAAAGAGCTTGCGTAGTTGCTGATGGCCTCATCGCTGGCAAGCCTGCAGTGAACCCTGTAGGAGCTGGCTTGCCAGCGATGAGGCCATGTCAGGCAACAAAGAATTTCTGCCTTAGGGTGAGGATTCTAATTTTTGTCATTACTTTGTGCTCAAGCCCCGGATCGGGGGCAGTTCCTCCATCCCTTTAGAGCGTGAGGTGCAGCATGGCCAAAGTTTCCCTGAAGAAAGCAACCGACACCGAGACCGATACCGAGACCGAGACCAGCACCCTGGGCGACGTGCGTCACTATGCCCGCAAGATCTGGCTGGCAGGCCTGGGGGCTTACGCCCGTGTCGGCCATGAAGGCGCAGAATATGTCAAAGAGCTGATCAAGGTCGGCGAGACTGTCGAGAAGCAGGGCAAGGAACGTATCGACCACGAGCTCGAAGCGGCCAACGAATCGGTCAAGAGCAATGTCTCTTCCGTGAAGGGCAAGGTCGAAGTACAACTGGATAAAATCGAGAAGGCTTTTGACACGCGCGTTGCCAGTGCCTTGAATCGCATTGGCATTCCGTCCAGGCATGACGTTGAGACACTCTCTGCTAAGCTCGATGAGTTGACGGCATTGCTCGAACGTGTCGAGAGCAAACAATAAGGAGAGCAGGATGGCTGGCAAGAAGAAAGTTGAAAAAGAGAGCAGCTCCTGGGTCGGCGAAGTAGAAAAGTACTCCCGTCAGATCTGGTTGGCTGGTTTGGGCGCTTACTCGAAGATCAGCAATGACGGCAGTAAGCTTTTCGAAACCCTGGTCAAAGACGGCGAAAAAGCCGAGAAAGCCGAGAAAGCCGCCAAGACCAACGTCGACGAACAAGTCGATGCAGTGAAGTCCACCGCCAAGTCGGCCAAGTCGCGCGTCGGTGATGTGAAAGAGCGCGTCATGGGCAAATGGGACGAGCTCGAAGAGGCTTTCGACAAGCGCCTCAACAGCGCCATTTCGCGCCTGGGCGTACCTAGCCGCAATGAAGTGAAGGCGCTGCATCAGCAGGTCGATACCCTGACCAAGCAGATCGAGAAACTGACCGGTGCATCGGTCACGTCGGTCTCCAGGAAAGCACCTGCGGCCAAAGCTGCAGCCAAGCCACTGGCCAAGGCAGCCGCCAAGCCTGCGGCAAAACCAACTGCTAAAACGGCGGCAGCCAAACCGGCAGCGGCCAAACCTGCTGCCAAGCCTGCAGCGGCAAAGAAACCTGCCGTGAAGAAGCCCGCAGCGGCCAAGCCTGTTGCACCGGCAAAATCGGCATCGGCACCTGTAGCATCGGCAGCACCTGCCCTTACTGCGGTTCCTACGCCAACCCCGGCGCCAACCTCGGCGGCAACTCCGGCACCGGTGGCAGCCCCTGCGCCGACGCCAATCAGCCAGTCCTGAGTCAATCGGGATTGAGCAAGCGCCCGGCCCGAAAAGGCCGGGCGTTTTTATTTGCGCAGGCTTCAGCCTTCCAGATAGCGCAAGGCCAGTTTCTCGGCGGCCTGCCGTGAATCTGGCTGCAAGTGCGGGGCGACCAGCATCATGATCTGGTACACGACCACGCCAACCTCACCACTTTTGGCCAGTATTCGCTGGTAGTCGAGCGAGAACAG is a window from the Pseudomonas sp. LS1212 genome containing:
- a CDS encoding SCP2 domain-containing protein, which encodes MLLSGILAGVEHGLNRVLRLDSTALPRLAALDGKVIAVDCRNPALQLFILPSDEGLMLASHWANEADCTLRAPASSLLQLALSQDKTAVLHSPQVELEGDSGVLLDLVGVLQDLELDWEFELSRWLGPVATQLIAGQLRSRANWTRQGLTSFNQNLSEYLSEEARTLVGIHEAEARFSELDELKIDIERLEARIERLARSLNSSDNA
- a CDS encoding polyhydroxyalkanoic acid system family protein, with the protein product MTQISVERKHSLGREAARQKTGVLVEKLAKEYGLQATWVGDTVEVKRSGANGTVKIGDDTIRIDLKLGMMLSIMGGSIKSEIERALDKELA
- a CDS encoding phasin family protein; amino-acid sequence: MAGKKKVEKESSSWVGEVEKYSRQIWLAGLGAYSKISNDGSKLFETLVKDGEKAEKAEKAAKTNVDEQVDAVKSTAKSAKSRVGDVKERVMGKWDELEEAFDKRLNSAISRLGVPSRNEVKALHQQVDTLTKQIEKLTGASVTSVSRKAPAAKAAAKPLAKAAAKPAAKPTAKTAAAKPAAAKPAAKPAAAKKPAVKKPAAAKPVAPAKSASAPVASAAPALTAVPTPTPAPTSAATPAPVAAPAPTPISQS
- a CDS encoding phasin family protein gives rise to the protein MAKVSLKKATDTETDTETETSTLGDVRHYARKIWLAGLGAYARVGHEGAEYVKELIKVGETVEKQGKERIDHELEAANESVKSNVSSVKGKVEVQLDKIEKAFDTRVASALNRIGIPSRHDVETLSAKLDELTALLERVESKQ
- the ubiE gene encoding bifunctional demethylmenaquinone methyltransferase/2-methoxy-6-polyprenyl-1,4-benzoquinol methylase UbiE, with the protein product MNDQRKGSNAEPTTHFGYKNVPESQKAEKVAEVFHSVAAKYDLMNDVLSGGMHRLWKRFAIELSGVRTGNRVLDIAGGTGDLTRKFSHLVGPTGQVVLADINASMLKVGRDRLLDLGVAGNVEFVQADAEKLPFPDNHFDCVTIAFGLRNVTHKDDALRSMLRVLKPGGRLLVLEFSKPTNALMSKAYDAYSFAFMPLMGKLITNDSESYRYLAESIRMHPDQETLKAMMVDAGFDRVTYHNMTSGIVALHRGIKP